Proteins encoded within one genomic window of Prosthecobacter fusiformis:
- a CDS encoding class I SAM-dependent methyltransferase: MRSDFHRKPTGSRTPPRPGPRPPQGKGAPAGPRPDRSQGGTSWEKSADWYDRILGERGSELYQAVVIPQSLALLQPQKGEHILDLGCGQGVFSRALADKGAKVTGVDAAPTLIAKARTYQSRTPIRYYDRDAAELTGLGEFDAASAILCLQNMEHLDTVIAATATVLKPGGRMLWVLNHPAFRIPRQSSWGNEEERKIQYRRVDAYSSTLGIPILMHPGKADSESTVSFHRSFETLTSSGFKAGLSMVGLGEWYSHKESQPGPRARAENRARKEFPLFLAMLWKK; the protein is encoded by the coding sequence ATGCGCTCCGACTTTCATCGCAAGCCTACGGGCTCCCGCACACCGCCACGTCCCGGCCCCCGCCCGCCGCAGGGTAAGGGCGCACCGGCGGGACCGCGCCCGGACCGTAGCCAGGGTGGGACTTCCTGGGAGAAATCTGCCGACTGGTATGACAGGATCCTTGGAGAGCGCGGGTCTGAGCTTTATCAGGCGGTGGTGATCCCGCAATCCCTGGCGCTGCTACAGCCGCAGAAGGGGGAGCACATCCTGGACCTGGGCTGTGGACAGGGTGTCTTTTCCCGAGCACTGGCAGACAAAGGGGCAAAGGTGACGGGTGTGGATGCTGCGCCGACACTCATCGCCAAGGCACGCACTTACCAGAGCCGCACGCCCATCCGCTATTATGACCGCGATGCAGCAGAACTGACCGGGCTGGGTGAATTCGATGCGGCCTCGGCCATTCTTTGCCTGCAAAACATGGAGCACCTGGATACGGTCATCGCCGCGACGGCCACGGTTTTAAAACCGGGTGGGAGAATGCTGTGGGTGCTGAATCACCCGGCCTTCCGCATCCCGCGCCAGTCCTCCTGGGGCAATGAGGAGGAGAGGAAGATCCAGTACCGGCGGGTGGATGCCTATAGCAGCACGCTGGGTATCCCCATCCTGATGCATCCTGGCAAGGCGGATAGCGAAAGCACCGTGAGCTTTCACCGCAGCTTTGAGACACTGACATCCTCCGGCTTCAAGGCGGGGCTGTCCATGGTGGGGCTAGGGGAATGGTATTCGCACAAAGAAAGCCAGCCAGGGCCGCGCGCCCGGGCGGAAAACCGTGCTAGAAAAGAGTTTCCACTTTTCCTGGCCATGTTGTGGAAAAAGTAG
- a CDS encoding aspartate aminotransferase family protein: MGKEYDTTPTTVPHVATQYRTICTPVPHPDSIQHIERSRKYEPLSMRGMPPIVWDRAEDIFVYDKYGNRWLDWSSGVLVTNCGHGVPEVRQAIIDQVNSGLIHNYVFPSEERPELCELIASVSPEPLKKVFLLSTGSEATECAIKLSRAHGIAVGGREKIGIIGFERGYHGRTLASQQAGGMAGQKTWIVNMDPAIINVPFPDGYWDENSSFDGFLEAVEESGMKPSQIAGVIMESYQGVGPDFAPVEYIEKLRAWCTEHDVVLTFDEVQSGFGRTGKFWAFEHYGVVPDLICCGKGISSSLPLAAVIGRQDIMDQFPPGSMTSTHSGNPVCCAAALANIRKLLDEDLTGNAARLGPVLLKACQEIQAKHPEVIGNVTGAGLVAGLQTVKRGTKQPDHDLAHRVIELCYQKGLLFFAPVGAWGQTVKICPPLTIPLEALQEGIAVLEEAFDEAVAEMYEEAEVETFDENLAELVA; encoded by the coding sequence ATGGGCAAAGAATACGACACTACTCCGACAACCGTCCCGCACGTGGCGACCCAATATCGCACCATCTGCACACCGGTCCCCCACCCTGATTCCATCCAGCACATCGAGCGGAGCCGCAAGTATGAACCTCTGTCCATGCGCGGCATGCCGCCCATCGTGTGGGACCGGGCGGAAGACATCTTCGTTTATGACAAGTACGGCAACCGGTGGCTGGACTGGAGCAGCGGTGTGCTAGTGACGAACTGCGGGCATGGCGTGCCCGAAGTGCGCCAGGCCATCATCGACCAAGTGAACAGCGGGCTGATCCACAACTACGTCTTCCCAAGTGAGGAAAGGCCGGAGCTGTGCGAACTGATCGCCAGTGTCTCGCCCGAGCCTTTAAAGAAAGTCTTCCTGCTGAGCACGGGCAGCGAAGCTACAGAATGCGCCATCAAACTGAGCCGGGCGCATGGCATCGCGGTAGGTGGACGGGAAAAGATCGGCATCATTGGCTTTGAACGTGGGTATCATGGCCGCACACTGGCCTCCCAGCAGGCTGGGGGCATGGCAGGCCAGAAGACCTGGATCGTGAACATGGACCCGGCCATTATCAATGTGCCATTCCCGGACGGATACTGGGACGAAAACAGCAGCTTTGACGGCTTCCTTGAGGCGGTGGAAGAAAGCGGCATGAAGCCGAGCCAAATCGCGGGCGTGATCATGGAAAGCTATCAGGGTGTGGGGCCTGACTTCGCGCCGGTGGAGTATATCGAAAAACTGCGCGCCTGGTGCACGGAGCATGATGTGGTGCTGACCTTTGACGAAGTGCAGTCCGGCTTTGGCCGCACGGGCAAGTTTTGGGCCTTCGAGCATTACGGTGTGGTGCCGGATCTGATCTGCTGCGGCAAGGGCATTTCATCATCCCTGCCACTGGCGGCAGTGATCGGCAGACAGGACATCATGGACCAGTTTCCACCAGGATCGATGACCAGCACGCACTCGGGCAACCCGGTGTGCTGCGCAGCGGCGCTGGCGAACATCCGCAAGCTGCTGGATGAAGACCTAACAGGCAATGCGGCAAGGCTGGGACCGGTGCTGCTGAAGGCTTGCCAGGAAATCCAGGCGAAGCATCCTGAAGTGATCGGCAATGTGACCGGCGCGGGGTTAGTGGCCGGTTTGCAAACGGTGAAACGTGGAACGAAGCAGCCGGACCATGATCTGGCGCATCGTGTCATCGAGCTGTGCTACCAGAAGGGGCTGCTGTTCTTCGCACCCGTGGGTGCATGGGGGCAGACGGTGAAAATTTGCCCGCCTCTGACCATTCCGCTGGAGGCGCTGCAAGAAGGCATCGCCGTGCTGGAGGAAGCCTTCGACGAGGCGGTGGCTGAAATGTACGAGGAAGCAGAGGTGGAAACCTTTGACGAAAATCTGGCGGAGCTGGTGGCGTAA
- a CDS encoding c-type cytochrome domain-containing protein, whose translation MKYFAPVCALGLILAACASKPAPEKPVEALAGRDYFVMYVKPILETQCLRCHQGANPPAGLSLVQRSGAYAPRKRDRAFIVPGDPDASLLLRAVSREGTHPLTMPRLDITLTDDDIGALHEWIEDGAYWPDNPDGFLQPRYNIENP comes from the coding sequence ATGAAATACTTTGCTCCCGTTTGTGCCCTGGGTCTGATCCTGGCCGCCTGTGCCAGCAAGCCTGCACCTGAAAAGCCCGTCGAGGCACTGGCGGGCCGTGATTACTTCGTGATGTATGTGAAGCCGATCCTGGAGACGCAGTGTCTGCGCTGCCATCAGGGGGCGAATCCGCCGGCGGGACTCTCGCTGGTACAACGAAGCGGAGCCTATGCACCGCGCAAGCGTGACCGGGCCTTCATCGTGCCGGGAGATCCAGATGCGAGCCTGCTGCTGAGGGCGGTGAGCCGGGAGGGGACACACCCGCTGACCATGCCACGGCTAGACATCACCCTAACCGATGATGATATCGGCGCGCTGCATGAATGGATCGAGGACGGAGCCTACTGGCCGGACAATCCAGACGGGTTTTTACAGCCCCGATACAACATCGAAAATCCCTGA
- a CDS encoding acyltransferase family protein, which produces MSLLERTKIPYIAPLDGIRAVAILAVLVFHVSPEFLTGGFVGVDIFFALSGYLITSVLMSDLDNGRLSLIKFYQRRIQRLLPSIIVMLLAVLLLWVQFMPQSDARATGVHALWSLCNLSNVYVWKDLGNYWAPSAVWAPLTHTWSLGIEEQFYLFFPFLMTVLVRYQRHRLSLWLATFTLASFAASWYGSNHHPAAAFYLLPTRCWEFFLGSLLSINQNRFVATLQSFKTGTQTLAHEFLSALGLGMVILSFYIINEKTPFPGWISLVPVSGTILIIASALAGRSKISRFLACPPMVATGRLSYSFYLWHWPFIILGKALADKNELPQLAGAFAGCILGLILAWVAHIVVEQPLRHRSTGNKWRISLTAAGFSAAALCACLIALAQRTTEPRSLFDISTFSIKLYDTGRDPEAGLATSDLLYDLHFPDVPQPDQDLWRNGGIQHLHGDTPPKVVVLGSSHALMYSKVIDAICHDHRVSVGFLGAGLGSPAFFETPVNGHFATLDIAREFDRARRKWISLWKPTTIIAIDRWDTRAKTPQIFESKLRQFLQELCPLANVIIVAQVPVLDVGHHRNLREFIHWHTDGYKKFPLLSADIHDETRRKYIKLAESAKDDFDSLSILRADLPFYHNDGSIKYYSGRTFFYADDNHLTDEGSESIRYLFEKAILESLTQ; this is translated from the coding sequence ATGAGCCTTTTGGAAAGAACTAAAATCCCTTACATTGCACCCCTCGACGGAATTCGGGCAGTGGCCATCTTGGCAGTTCTTGTATTTCATGTTTCACCAGAATTTTTGACTGGTGGCTTTGTCGGAGTGGACATTTTTTTCGCTCTTTCAGGCTATTTAATCACATCCGTGCTTATGTCCGACCTGGACAATGGCCGCTTGTCATTAATAAAATTCTATCAAAGAAGAATACAAAGGCTCCTGCCCAGCATTATTGTCATGCTTTTGGCAGTCTTGCTTCTATGGGTGCAATTTATGCCTCAAAGCGATGCGCGTGCCACGGGCGTCCACGCCTTATGGTCACTCTGCAACCTGTCTAATGTGTACGTATGGAAAGACTTGGGCAATTACTGGGCACCCTCTGCTGTGTGGGCACCGTTGACCCATACATGGTCCCTTGGGATTGAAGAGCAGTTTTACCTCTTCTTCCCATTTTTAATGACAGTGCTCGTCAGATACCAGCGCCACAGGTTGAGTCTATGGCTAGCAACTTTTACTTTAGCAAGTTTTGCAGCGTCCTGGTATGGGAGCAATCATCACCCGGCAGCGGCATTTTATCTTTTGCCAACACGCTGCTGGGAGTTTTTTCTGGGTTCACTGTTGAGCATCAATCAAAACCGTTTCGTTGCGACCCTCCAAAGCTTTAAAACCGGCACACAGACTCTGGCTCATGAATTTCTCAGTGCTCTTGGGCTTGGCATGGTCATTTTGAGCTTCTACATCATCAATGAAAAAACACCGTTTCCTGGCTGGATCAGCTTGGTGCCTGTTTCAGGAACGATCTTGATTATCGCCTCTGCCTTAGCGGGCCGATCTAAAATATCGCGCTTCCTTGCCTGCCCTCCAATGGTTGCGACAGGACGGCTTTCATACTCATTTTATTTGTGGCACTGGCCGTTCATTATTCTTGGGAAAGCCTTAGCAGATAAAAATGAGCTTCCACAGTTAGCTGGTGCCTTTGCTGGATGCATACTGGGATTGATTCTAGCATGGGTAGCACACATCGTTGTTGAGCAACCCCTGCGGCACCGTTCTACTGGTAACAAATGGCGAATTTCGTTAACTGCTGCAGGCTTTAGTGCTGCTGCGTTGTGTGCTTGTCTGATAGCCCTAGCACAACGAACAACTGAGCCAAGAAGTCTTTTCGATATCTCTACTTTTAGCATCAAGCTCTATGATACTGGCCGTGATCCTGAGGCAGGCTTAGCAACTAGCGATCTATTATATGACCTTCATTTTCCAGATGTACCTCAACCAGACCAGGACCTATGGAGAAATGGAGGGATTCAACATTTGCATGGAGACACTCCACCAAAGGTTGTGGTCCTTGGCAGTTCACATGCACTCATGTATTCCAAGGTAATCGATGCCATTTGCCACGATCATCGCGTCTCCGTTGGATTCTTGGGCGCTGGGCTTGGATCCCCCGCCTTTTTTGAAACTCCCGTTAATGGTCATTTTGCTACGTTGGATATAGCGCGGGAATTCGATCGGGCGCGCAGAAAGTGGATTAGTCTCTGGAAGCCTACAACCATTATCGCGATAGACCGCTGGGATACCCGAGCCAAGACCCCTCAAATATTCGAATCAAAATTGAGGCAGTTTCTTCAGGAGTTATGCCCTCTTGCTAATGTGATTATCGTTGCTCAAGTTCCTGTATTGGATGTCGGCCACCACCGGAATTTGCGTGAATTCATCCATTGGCATACAGACGGTTATAAAAAATTCCCTTTGCTTTCGGCTGACATTCATGATGAAACCCGACGAAAGTACATTAAATTAGCGGAATCAGCCAAAGATGATTTTGACAGTCTTTCAATCTTAAGAGCAGACCTACCCTTTTATCATAACGACGGAAGTATCAAGTACTACTCAGGCAGAACGTTTTTTTATGCTGATGACAATCATCTGACAGACGAAGGCAGTGAATCTATTCGATATCTGTTTGAAAAGGCGATTCTTGAAAGCCTTACACAGTAA
- a CDS encoding DUF4407 domain-containing protein, producing the protein MSASSFDFAHIARTFTIGHTAHYPMSFIDRLERVFFWLSGASADNLESCPAWERRKYVAFGATVLVPCTFAMIACAYAISTLTNNWFIITTISLVWAFIILTVDRALLATYRAYQNIFRKLAQFSLRIVVAALMGITISHPLTLLLFKDTIISVVEKERQQEIETARKLAADQKALVEARVKPLEDQIAQQRQAWSGSFEAKFLDGDGKPMEKPLTADEQAAKAERDARITSAVAPGKERLEAHDAEMAKQSAEYQKIAGELNHWQTEFEREVNGQRSGITGLGPRAKSIQEDQLTWRRAESARLSGVMETMTKDRGVLLAEIKAAEDGVNAALAARDAEYAAKVKAEETRVAALKQQVQQEQADQFVGQQNAIRETLKIQIDALLVQLNSLHTEIASLAEDEKTRIDGLRAEPRRDILTQTLALHDLFENGAEGGRFALTAYLVLSALFMLVDTIPLVVKFFSKPGPYDSLVDCDEVKYDQQRMAFLKSIDRYTKQLVDSPFLHITQNRPLERALIEGVDRSRAAKAFLEHLMDLEQAFQDKVRLERERLATTGGVSGAADMLEEMASAFYADLRLRMESFFKDDSHAAPGTARA; encoded by the coding sequence ATGTCTGCGAGCTCGTTTGACTTCGCGCACATTGCCCGCACCTTTACCATCGGGCATACCGCCCATTATCCCATGTCTTTTATTGACCGTCTGGAACGCGTCTTCTTCTGGCTCTCTGGAGCCTCTGCCGACAACCTCGAAAGCTGCCCAGCCTGGGAACGGCGGAAGTATGTGGCCTTTGGCGCGACGGTGCTGGTGCCCTGCACGTTTGCCATGATCGCCTGTGCGTATGCGATTTCGACACTGACGAACAATTGGTTCATCATTACGACGATATCGCTGGTGTGGGCCTTCATCATCCTGACGGTGGACCGGGCGCTGCTGGCGACCTACCGGGCCTATCAAAATATTTTTCGCAAGCTAGCCCAGTTCAGCCTGCGCATCGTGGTGGCGGCGCTGATGGGGATCACCATTTCACATCCGCTGACGCTGCTGCTCTTTAAAGATACGATCATCTCCGTGGTGGAAAAGGAACGGCAGCAAGAGATCGAAACGGCACGCAAGCTGGCTGCAGATCAAAAAGCGCTGGTGGAGGCGCGGGTCAAACCGTTGGAAGATCAAATCGCCCAGCAAAGGCAGGCGTGGTCGGGCAGCTTCGAGGCGAAGTTCCTGGATGGCGATGGCAAGCCGATGGAAAAACCCCTGACGGCAGATGAACAAGCGGCCAAGGCGGAACGGGATGCAAGAATCACATCTGCGGTGGCCCCTGGCAAAGAACGCCTGGAGGCCCATGATGCAGAAATGGCCAAGCAGAGTGCGGAGTATCAAAAAATAGCGGGTGAGCTGAACCATTGGCAGACGGAATTCGAGCGGGAGGTGAATGGCCAGCGCAGCGGCATCACCGGACTGGGGCCACGGGCCAAAAGCATCCAGGAAGATCAACTGACGTGGAGGCGGGCTGAATCCGCAAGGCTCAGCGGCGTGATGGAGACAATGACCAAAGATCGCGGAGTATTGCTGGCTGAGATCAAGGCGGCAGAGGACGGTGTGAATGCTGCCCTGGCTGCCAGGGATGCTGAATATGCGGCCAAGGTGAAGGCGGAGGAAACCCGTGTAGCCGCGCTGAAACAGCAGGTGCAGCAGGAGCAGGCGGACCAGTTTGTGGGGCAGCAAAATGCCATCCGTGAGACGCTGAAGATCCAAATTGATGCGCTTTTGGTCCAGCTCAACAGCCTGCATACGGAAATCGCGAGTCTAGCGGAGGATGAGAAGACACGGATCGACGGACTGCGTGCTGAACCGCGCCGGGACATCTTGACACAGACTCTGGCCCTGCATGACCTGTTTGAAAACGGGGCTGAGGGGGGGCGCTTTGCCCTGACGGCTTATTTGGTGCTATCCGCCCTGTTCATGCTGGTGGATACCATCCCCCTGGTGGTGAAGTTTTTCTCCAAGCCGGGACCGTATGACTCCCTGGTGGACTGCGATGAGGTGAAGTATGACCAGCAGCGCATGGCATTCCTGAAGAGCATCGACCGCTATACCAAGCAGCTGGTGGACAGCCCCTTCCTGCACATCACACAGAACCGGCCGCTGGAGCGTGCGCTCATCGAAGGCGTGGACCGCAGCCGGGCCGCGAAGGCCTTTTTGGAACATTTGATGGATCTGGAGCAGGCTTTCCAGGACAAGGTGCGGCTGGAACGCGAGCGGCTGGCCACCACGGGTGGAGTGAGCGGCGCGGCAGACATGCTGGAAGAAATGGCGAGCGCTTTTTACGCAGACCTGCGCCTACGTATGGAATCCTTCTTCAAGGATGACAGTCATGCCGCGCCGGGTACGGCGCGGGCGTAA